In a single window of the Rhopalosiphum padi isolate XX-2018 chromosome 1, ASM2088224v1, whole genome shotgun sequence genome:
- the LOC132918120 gene encoding EF-hand calcium-binding domain-containing protein 4A-like isoform X1 has protein sequence MEAIGHKLFQLGDPEGKGFIVRRDMQKLKDELSMTPEQLEIVFDTLDVEQKGYLTLCQFLEKFKDTAPMNFRNNRWKEQQNIVSFKCSYTEDIQTLLQTIKDTNMIKLSIGHLENICKAATQTEPDSAVSVGRVEAFLRALNMDLIKIVEHDRELEEMLQSREVQHQNNMQKLFEELESHFREEQEKTKLEDQRKFRSELTALENELADKEERFRAAVSTRQEFAGQLVAAQQRELAVMAENAKLIETRERLLNDLDAERTKICQLEEIIERTNAESAADNEKHFKQGFYVAKNLVSLKEEGLLQQLEILQDMKNVLLN, from the exons ATGGAGGCCATCGGACACAAACTCTTTCAGCTCGGCGACCCCGAGGGAAAGGGGTTCATCGTGAGGCGAGACATGCAA aaattaaaagaCGAGCTCTCGATGACACCGGAGCAATTGGAGATCGTATTTGATACATTGGATGTCGAGCAAAAAGGTTACCTCACACTTtgtcaatttttagaaaagttCA AAGACACGGCTCCAATGAATTTCCGAAATAATCGATGGAAGGAACAGCAAAATATCGTTTCATTCAAATGTTCTTACACAGAAGACATCCAAACACTTCTGCAAACAATTAAAGACACGAACATGATTAAATT GAGCATAGGACATTTAGAGAACATATGCAAGGCAGCCACTCAAACGGAACCAGACAGTGCGGTGTCGGTGGGCCGCGTCGAAGCGTTTCTCAGGGCGCTCAACATGGACCTGATAAAGATCGTCGAACACGACAGGGAGCTGGAAGAAATGCTGCAGAGCCGTGAAGTCCAACACCAAAACAAC ATGCAAAAGCTTTTTGAAGAACTCGAATCACATTTCCGCGAAGAGCAAGAAAAGACCAAGCTTGAA GACCAAAGAAAGTTCCGGTCAGAACTAACCGCGTTGGAAAATGAACTGGCCGACAAAGAGGAAAGGTTCCGAGCCGCCGTGTCAACTAGACAGGAATTTGCGGGACAGCTAGTAGCGGCCCAACAGCGTGAACTGGCGGTTATGGCGGAAAACGCTAAGCTTATCGAAACTCGT GAGAGGCTGTTGAACGATTTGGATGCGGAACGGACCAAAATCTGTCAATTGGAGGAAATCATTGAGAGGACAAATGCGGAGTCTGCCGCGGATAATGAGAAACATTTCAAACAAGGGTTCTATGTGGCGAAAAATTTGGTCTCTCTAAAAGAAGAAG GACTTTTGCAACAGTTAGAAATCCTACAGGACATGAAAAATGTCTTGTTGAACTGA
- the LOC132918120 gene encoding EF-hand calcium-binding domain-containing protein 4A-like isoform X2: MSKLKLKDELSMTPEQLEIVFDTLDVEQKGYLTLCQFLEKFKDTAPMNFRNNRWKEQQNIVSFKCSYTEDIQTLLQTIKDTNMIKLSIGHLENICKAATQTEPDSAVSVGRVEAFLRALNMDLIKIVEHDRELEEMLQSREVQHQNNMQKLFEELESHFREEQEKTKLEDQRKFRSELTALENELADKEERFRAAVSTRQEFAGQLVAAQQRELAVMAENAKLIETRERLLNDLDAERTKICQLEEIIERTNAESAADNEKHFKQGFYVAKNLVSLKEEGLLQQLEILQDMKNVLLN, translated from the exons ATGAGTAAGCTG aaattaaaagaCGAGCTCTCGATGACACCGGAGCAATTGGAGATCGTATTTGATACATTGGATGTCGAGCAAAAAGGTTACCTCACACTTtgtcaatttttagaaaagttCA AAGACACGGCTCCAATGAATTTCCGAAATAATCGATGGAAGGAACAGCAAAATATCGTTTCATTCAAATGTTCTTACACAGAAGACATCCAAACACTTCTGCAAACAATTAAAGACACGAACATGATTAAATT GAGCATAGGACATTTAGAGAACATATGCAAGGCAGCCACTCAAACGGAACCAGACAGTGCGGTGTCGGTGGGCCGCGTCGAAGCGTTTCTCAGGGCGCTCAACATGGACCTGATAAAGATCGTCGAACACGACAGGGAGCTGGAAGAAATGCTGCAGAGCCGTGAAGTCCAACACCAAAACAAC ATGCAAAAGCTTTTTGAAGAACTCGAATCACATTTCCGCGAAGAGCAAGAAAAGACCAAGCTTGAA GACCAAAGAAAGTTCCGGTCAGAACTAACCGCGTTGGAAAATGAACTGGCCGACAAAGAGGAAAGGTTCCGAGCCGCCGTGTCAACTAGACAGGAATTTGCGGGACAGCTAGTAGCGGCCCAACAGCGTGAACTGGCGGTTATGGCGGAAAACGCTAAGCTTATCGAAACTCGT GAGAGGCTGTTGAACGATTTGGATGCGGAACGGACCAAAATCTGTCAATTGGAGGAAATCATTGAGAGGACAAATGCGGAGTCTGCCGCGGATAATGAGAAACATTTCAAACAAGGGTTCTATGTGGCGAAAAATTTGGTCTCTCTAAAAGAAGAAG GACTTTTGCAACAGTTAGAAATCCTACAGGACATGAAAAATGTCTTGTTGAACTGA